Proteins encoded together in one Felis catus isolate Fca126 chromosome B3, F.catus_Fca126_mat1.0, whole genome shotgun sequence window:
- the INAFM2 gene encoding putative transmembrane protein INAFM2, protein MKERDAAPAERGKPATYTGDKKAKMAAKTNKKWVRLATVFAYVLSVSLAAIVLAVYYSLIWQPVGAGTSGGAAGPPPGGSNATGPSGTSGAAAGPNATGSSRREAPRDAPPLQAARPMPPEPSADSPPAGPLERPRGPEEDEEEAAAAPGSR, encoded by the coding sequence ATGAAGGAGCGCGACGCGGCCCCGGCCGAGCGGGGCAAGCCGGCCACCTACACCGGGGACAAGAAGGCGAAGATGGCGGCCAAGACCAACAAGAAGTGGGTCCGGCTCGCCACCGTGTTTGCCTACGTGCTCTCCGTGTCGCTGGCCGCCATCGTGCTCGCCGTCTACTACAGCCTCATCTGGCAGCCGGTGGGCGCCGGGACCTCGGGGGGAGCCGCCGGCCCGCCCCCCGGCGGCTCCAACGCCACCGGCCCGTCCGGGACTTCGGGGGCGGCGGCCGGGCCCAATGCCACAGGGTCGTCCCGCCGCGAGGCACCGCGCGACGCGCCCCCGCTGCAGGCGGCGCGGCCCATGCCTCCGGAGCCCTCTGCAGACAGTCCCCCGGCCGGGCCGCTGGAGCGGCCGCGGGGAccggaggaggacgaggaggaagcGGCGGCGGCGCCCGGGAGTCGTTGA